A single Sorex araneus isolate mSorAra2 chromosome 8, mSorAra2.pri, whole genome shotgun sequence DNA region contains:
- the LOC101555438 gene encoding interferon-inducible GTPase 5-like, producing the protein MSARALMETFEVGSLPAVAAKLQATLQALENVQLDIGITGSPGSGKSTLVNALRGLGDEDMDSAQTSVVETKVAPTPYPHRQYLNVVIWDLPGIGPASFQADKYLQQVLQKPYDLLLLLSAGCFPDSLAQLACRLGERGTHFCLVRSKVDVDVAASRSRRPSTFSEDAVLSQIRNDCAKRLEAEGLKDPRVFLISAFKLTKYDFPQLQEAMVQGLAGHKRHALLVAMPTVSQGIIERKAEALRQHIWLVALVACSINQSPVPGVKDVECDLALLARCLQGYHRSLGLDTGSPGVAEGTCTCISQVQVAKLLHQASGVMASAFTRELLQVPVLRCLTTRGLSFGTIYQMLRLSLDTAIQGAREALLQASDRPQHQLADGFSPLGLA; encoded by the exons ATGAGTGCCAGGGCCCTGATGGAAACTTTTGAGGTGGGGTCACTGCCCGCAGTGGCCGCCAAGCTGCAGGCCACCCTCCAGGCGCTGGAGAACGTCCAGCTGGACATCGGCATTACTGGCAGCCCAGGCTCAGGCAAGTCGACCTTGGTCAATGCCCTCCGAGGGCTGGGAGACGAAGACATGGACTCGGCCCAGACGAGTGTGGTGGAAACGAAGGTGGCCCCGACCCCGTACCCTCACCGTCAGTACCTCAACGTCGTCATCTGGGACCTGCCGGGCATCGGCCCCGCCTCCTTCCAGGCCGACAAGTACCTGCAGCAGGTGCTGCAGAAGCCCTATGAcctgctgctcctcctctccGCCGGCTGCTTCCCCGACAGCCTGGCCCAGCTGGCCTGCCGCCTCGGGGAGCGGGGCACGCACTTCTGCCTCGTCCGCTCCAAGGTGGACGTGGACGTGGCCGCCTCGCGCAGCCGCCGCCCCAGCACCTTCTCGGAGGACGCCGTGCTCAGTCAGATCAGGAACGACTGTGCTAAGCGGCTGGAGG CAGAGGGCCTGAAGGACCCGCGGGTCTTCCTGATCTCCGCGTTCAAGCTGACCAAGTACGACTTCCCGCAGCTGCAGGAGGCCATGGTGCAGGGGCTGGCGGGCCACAAGCGGCACGCGCTCCTGGTGGCCATGCCCACTGTGTCCCAGGGCATCATCGAGAGGAAGGCAGAGGCGCTGCGCCAGCACATCTggctggtggccctggtggcctgcAGCATCAACCAGAGcccagtgccaggggtcaaggaCGTCGAGTGTGACCTCGCCCTGCTTGCCCGCTGTCTGCAAGGCTACCACCGCAGCCTGGGCCTGGACACAGGCTCCCCGGGGGTGGCCGAGGGTACCTGCACCTGCATCAGCCAGGTGCAGGTGGCTAAGCTGCTACACCAGGCCTCGGGGGTGATGGCCTCGGCCTTCACCCGCGAGCTGCTCCAGGTGCCTGTCCTCCGCTGCCTCACCACCCGGGGCCTCTCCTTTGGCACCATCTACCAGATGCTGCGCCTGTCGCTGGACACAGCCATCCAGGGGGCTCGGGAAGCGCTGCTTCAGGCCTCCGACCGCCCTCAGCACCAGCTCGCGGACGGTTTCAGCCCCTTGGGCCTGGCTTGA